One region of Corynebacterium capitovis DSM 44611 genomic DNA includes:
- a CDS encoding inorganic diphosphatase — translation MAIEVIIEIPKGSRNKYEVDHETGKVFLDRYLFTPMAYPADYGFIDNSLADDGDPLDALVITPEPVFPGVTVIARPIGVFKMTDEAGGDDKLLCVLDDVRYDSFQDIDDVDDFTKGEIEHFFTHYKDLEPNKEVTGSGWGNREEAERILQESLDNFAKSGDNSREGLEAEKEAKTEN, via the coding sequence ATGGCTATTGAGGTCATCATCGAAATCCCGAAGGGCTCACGTAACAAGTACGAGGTCGACCACGAGACCGGCAAGGTCTTCCTCGACCGCTACCTGTTCACCCCGATGGCCTACCCGGCGGATTACGGCTTCATCGACAACTCCCTCGCGGACGACGGTGACCCCCTCGACGCCCTCGTGATCACCCCCGAGCCCGTCTTCCCCGGCGTGACCGTCATCGCCCGCCCGATCGGCGTGTTCAAGATGACCGACGAGGCCGGCGGCGACGACAAGCTGCTCTGTGTCCTCGACGACGTGCGCTACGACTCCTTCCAGGACATCGATGACGTCGACGACTTCACGAAGGGTGAAATCGAGCACTTCTTCACCCACTACAAGGACCTCGAGCCGAACAAAGAAGTAACCGGCTCGGGCTGGGGCAACCGCGAGGAAGCCGAGCGCATCCTGCAGGAGTCCCTGGATAACTTTGCCAAGAGCGGCGATAACTCCCGCGAGGGCCTCGAGGCGGAGAAGGAAGCCAAGACGGAGAACTAG
- a CDS encoding rhodanese-like domain-containing protein — translation MKSVQVTEVPRDAQLIDVREPEEYAEVHAEGAVNMPLSEFVERAGEIDPDRDIYVICRSGGRSAQACEYLEKARGWDNAINVEGGTLAWVDADLPRR, via the coding sequence ATGAAATCTGTACAGGTCACGGAAGTTCCGCGCGACGCGCAACTTATCGACGTCCGCGAGCCGGAGGAATACGCCGAGGTCCACGCCGAGGGTGCGGTGAACATGCCGCTAAGCGAGTTCGTCGAGCGCGCGGGCGAGATCGACCCGGACCGTGACATCTACGTCATCTGCCGTTCCGGCGGACGCTCCGCCCAGGCGTGCGAGTACCTGGAAAAGGCGCGCGGCTGGGACAACGCGATCAACGTCGAGGGCGGGACTCTCGCCTGGGTGGACGCTGATCTACCGCGGCGATAG
- a CDS encoding MarR family winged helix-turn-helix transcriptional regulator gives MTTPLEVPSALKKSPSFQIERVRRHTRDEVERALAEHSSTMREYWILTCVTAQPCSQRQLSELLSIDASDMVRLIDSLEVHGWVQRDRDPNDRRRQIVTATKKGSKAQAELAAGVTAAEERALDASSQKQLKSLKKLSQAVLQD, from the coding sequence ATGACTACTCCCCTCGAGGTTCCTAGCGCGCTGAAGAAATCGCCGTCGTTTCAGATCGAGCGGGTCCGTCGGCACACCCGTGACGAGGTCGAGCGCGCACTCGCCGAGCACAGCTCGACCATGCGTGAGTACTGGATTCTGACCTGCGTTACCGCGCAACCGTGCTCGCAGCGCCAGCTCTCGGAGCTGCTGTCCATCGACGCGAGCGACATGGTGCGCCTGATCGACTCCCTGGAGGTGCACGGCTGGGTGCAGCGCGATCGCGACCCGAACGACCGGCGCCGGCAGATCGTCACTGCGACCAAGAAGGGCAGCAAGGCCCAGGCCGAGCTCGCCGCAGGCGTGACTGCGGCCGAGGAGCGCGCGCTTGACGCGTCGTCGCAGAAGCAGCTCAAGAGCCTGAAGAAGCTGTCCCAGGCCGTCCTGCAGGATTAG
- a CDS encoding Pls/PosA family non-ribosomal peptide synthetase, producing the protein MPPDSQLLRGHLAPTPRTLIDVLTTTAHAHPTAAAIDDGTVVTYSELLEQVRETAERLHSGGMRRGDRIGVRMSSGTRDLYIAILATMWAGCAYVPVDADDPDERAELVFGEAGIDGIFTDDGFRPLAPRRDGETELPTPDDDCWIIFTSGSTGTPKGVAVTHRSAAAFVDAEARLFCQDDPLGTEDRVLAGLSVAFDASCEEMWLAWAHGACLVPAPRSLVRSGQDLGPWLIRRDITVVSTVPTLAGLWPAEALDNVRLLIVGGEACSQELVERLATPDREMWNTYGPTEATVVASAARLSLGQPVTIGWPLDGWDLAVAEDGELIIGGVGLARYVDEDKDREKYAPAAGWQRAYRTGDHVRLTDDGLAFIGRADDQVKIGGRRIELGEVEANVAALPGVYNSAVAVQTTGAGDKVLVGYVSLDNPGESWDVAAARERLAETMPAALVPRIHVMEELPIRTSGKVDKKALPWPLPAATLGEDFGPTESWLAATWVDVLGVPAESRDADFFEAGGTSLAAATLVARIRERVPTFAVRDLYDHPRLGALAEFVDTLVQAPSPAAARAVRPVGAGTRLAQTLIQVPAMTLHAATYVTWWAILATALGLLQLDWTVLAVLFVVLCTPLGRLHVGALGARLIRGRIRPGNYPRGGVTHLRLWAAERWVHASGALNISGSTWVAYFARLLGAKVGRGVDMHTLPPTTGLLTLGKGVAIEPEVDLSGYWIDGDVLRVGSIAIGPEARVGARSTLLPGTDIHAHAHIEAGSTVTGDKPVKKGARWAGSPARKVGRSKHRFPEQRPKPRRLWVGMYGLTSLALAVMPVAAATVGVAIVLGLIRLTRGHPAIGALLFAPLGGLVYLGALIVFTWCGVRVLSRGIHPGVAPVRSAQGWRLWTVTRLLDDARTRLFPLYAGALTPTWLRSLGATVGRDVEISTAVLVPRLTTVKDGAFLADDTLVGTYELGHGWMRTGETTVGKRSFVGNSGIAGPGRKLAKNSLVAVLSSAPRKSKAGSNWWGSPPERMRRVEVEAPGGEALTYAPSASVKRKRGVIETMRLLAPMGNAMLAAAFLVGVHYALLNLGFWAYALGGLLFMACGAGAVAMACVAKWVCVGRHVPGEHPLFSWFVWLNELQDQFVELVAAPWFFSHAYGTGEMNMALRALGVKVGRGAWVDSYWFPETDLCTVGEGANVGPGTVVQTHLFQDRVMSLDAVTIGSGATLAAHSVALPASTVGAGATVRPGSLLMRGDQVPGGTLWQGNPIEPV; encoded by the coding sequence ATGCCGCCCGACAGCCAGCTTCTGCGCGGCCACCTCGCGCCCACGCCGCGCACGCTTATCGACGTCCTCACCACCACAGCACACGCCCACCCCACCGCCGCCGCCATCGACGACGGCACGGTGGTGACCTACTCCGAGCTGCTCGAGCAGGTGCGCGAGACCGCCGAGAGACTGCACTCCGGGGGGATGCGCCGCGGGGACCGGATCGGGGTGCGGATGTCCTCGGGAACCCGCGACCTCTACATCGCCATCCTCGCCACGATGTGGGCCGGATGCGCCTACGTCCCCGTTGACGCGGACGACCCCGACGAGCGCGCCGAGCTCGTGTTCGGGGAGGCCGGCATTGACGGCATCTTCACCGACGACGGGTTCCGCCCGCTGGCACCCCGCCGCGACGGGGAGACCGAGCTGCCGACCCCCGACGACGACTGCTGGATCATTTTCACCTCCGGTTCCACCGGCACCCCGAAGGGGGTGGCGGTGACGCACCGTTCGGCGGCGGCGTTTGTCGACGCTGAAGCACGCCTGTTCTGCCAGGACGACCCCCTCGGCACAGAAGACCGGGTTCTGGCCGGGCTGTCCGTCGCCTTCGACGCCTCGTGCGAGGAGATGTGGCTGGCCTGGGCGCACGGCGCCTGCCTCGTGCCGGCGCCGCGCTCGCTCGTGCGCTCCGGTCAAGACTTAGGCCCCTGGCTGATCCGCCGCGACATCACCGTCGTCTCCACCGTGCCCACGCTCGCCGGGCTCTGGCCCGCCGAAGCCCTCGACAACGTGCGCCTGCTCATCGTCGGCGGCGAGGCATGCTCGCAAGAGCTCGTCGAGCGCCTGGCCACCCCCGACCGCGAAATGTGGAATACCTACGGCCCGACGGAGGCGACCGTCGTCGCCTCGGCCGCGCGCCTGTCGCTGGGCCAGCCCGTCACCATCGGCTGGCCGCTCGACGGGTGGGACCTGGCAGTCGCCGAGGACGGTGAGCTCATCATCGGCGGCGTCGGCCTTGCTCGCTACGTGGACGAGGACAAAGACCGCGAGAAGTACGCGCCGGCCGCGGGGTGGCAGCGCGCCTACCGCACGGGCGACCACGTGCGCCTCACCGATGACGGGCTGGCATTCATCGGCCGCGCCGATGACCAGGTGAAGATCGGCGGCCGCCGCATCGAGCTGGGCGAAGTCGAGGCCAACGTGGCCGCCTTGCCCGGCGTGTACAACTCCGCCGTGGCGGTGCAGACCACCGGCGCCGGGGACAAGGTGCTGGTGGGCTACGTCTCGCTGGACAACCCCGGGGAGTCCTGGGACGTCGCCGCCGCGCGCGAGCGCCTGGCGGAGACGATGCCCGCCGCCCTCGTGCCACGCATCCACGTCATGGAGGAGCTCCCCATCCGCACCTCCGGCAAGGTGGACAAGAAGGCCTTGCCCTGGCCGCTGCCCGCGGCGACGCTGGGGGAGGATTTCGGCCCCACCGAGTCCTGGCTCGCCGCGACCTGGGTCGACGTTCTAGGAGTGCCCGCCGAGTCCCGCGACGCCGACTTTTTCGAGGCCGGGGGCACATCCCTCGCCGCGGCCACCCTAGTGGCGCGCATACGCGAGCGGGTGCCGACGTTCGCCGTACGCGACCTCTACGACCACCCCCGCCTCGGCGCACTCGCGGAGTTCGTGGACACCCTCGTCCAGGCCCCCTCCCCCGCCGCCGCGCGCGCTGTCCGGCCAGTGGGTGCGGGCACCCGCCTGGCGCAGACGCTCATTCAGGTCCCCGCCATGACGCTGCATGCCGCCACCTACGTCACGTGGTGGGCGATCCTGGCCACCGCGCTGGGCCTGCTCCAGCTGGACTGGACGGTCCTGGCCGTACTGTTTGTGGTGTTGTGCACCCCGCTGGGGCGGCTGCACGTCGGTGCGCTTGGGGCGCGGTTGATTCGCGGGCGCATCCGCCCGGGTAACTACCCCCGAGGCGGCGTCACCCACCTGCGGCTGTGGGCCGCGGAGCGCTGGGTGCACGCGTCCGGCGCGCTGAACATCTCCGGTTCGACATGGGTGGCGTACTTCGCGCGCCTACTCGGGGCGAAGGTGGGCCGCGGCGTGGACATGCATACGCTGCCTCCGACGACCGGCCTGCTCACCTTGGGCAAAGGCGTGGCCATCGAACCGGAAGTAGACCTGTCCGGGTATTGGATCGACGGTGACGTGCTGCGCGTCGGCTCCATCGCGATCGGCCCGGAAGCCCGCGTGGGTGCGCGTTCCACGCTCCTGCCCGGCACGGACATCCACGCTCACGCCCACATTGAGGCCGGCTCGACGGTCACCGGTGACAAGCCCGTGAAGAAGGGGGCGCGTTGGGCTGGTTCGCCCGCGCGCAAGGTGGGCCGCTCCAAGCACCGTTTCCCGGAGCAGCGACCGAAGCCGCGCCGCCTCTGGGTGGGGATGTACGGCCTCACCTCGCTCGCGCTGGCGGTCATGCCGGTGGCTGCGGCGACGGTGGGCGTCGCCATCGTCCTCGGCCTGATCCGGTTGACCAGGGGTCACCCGGCCATCGGCGCGCTACTCTTCGCGCCGCTTGGCGGCTTGGTCTACCTCGGTGCGCTGATCGTGTTTACCTGGTGCGGTGTGCGCGTGCTCTCGCGCGGAATCCACCCGGGGGTCGCCCCCGTGCGCTCCGCGCAGGGGTGGAGGTTGTGGACGGTCACGCGGTTGCTTGACGACGCCCGCACGCGCCTCTTCCCCCTCTACGCCGGCGCCCTGACCCCGACGTGGCTGCGCTCGCTCGGCGCGACGGTGGGCCGCGACGTGGAAATATCCACCGCAGTGCTGGTGCCACGGCTCACCACCGTGAAGGATGGCGCCTTCCTTGCCGACGACACACTGGTGGGCACCTACGAACTGGGCCACGGCTGGATGCGTACCGGTGAGACGACGGTGGGTAAGCGCTCTTTCGTCGGCAATTCGGGGATTGCCGGGCCCGGGCGCAAGCTGGCGAAGAATTCGCTGGTCGCGGTGCTGTCCTCGGCCCCGAGGAAGTCCAAGGCGGGGTCGAACTGGTGGGGCTCCCCGCCGGAGCGGATGCGGCGCGTCGAGGTCGAGGCACCTGGTGGTGAGGCGCTGACGTACGCGCCGTCGGCAAGCGTCAAGCGCAAGCGCGGCGTCATCGAGACCATGCGCCTCCTCGCCCCGATGGGCAACGCGATGCTGGCCGCAGCGTTCCTCGTAGGCGTGCACTATGCGCTACTTAACCTGGGGTTCTGGGCCTACGCGCTCGGCGGGCTGCTCTTTATGGCCTGCGGGGCGGGTGCCGTGGCGATGGCGTGCGTAGCCAAGTGGGTGTGCGTGGGCCGGCACGTGCCGGGCGAGCACCCTCTCTTCAGCTGGTTTGTCTGGCTTAACGAGCTACAAGATCAGTTTGTAGAGCTCGTCGCCGCGCCGTGGTTCTTTTCCCACGCCTACGGCACGGGTGAAATGAACATGGCGTTGCGCGCGCTGGGCGTGAAGGTGGGCCGCGGGGCGTGGGTGGACTCCTACTGGTTCCCGGAAACCGATTTGTGCACAGTGGGCGAAGGAGCGAACGTCGGACCAGGCACGGTGGTGCAAACACACCTGTTCCAGGACCGGGTTATGAGCCTCGATGCGGTCACCATCGGGTCCGGGGCGACGCTTGCGGCGCATTCAGTGGCACTGCCAGCCTCGACAGTCGGTGCGGGTGCGACGGTGAGACCCGGCTCTTTACTGATGCGCGGCGACCAAGTGCCGGGGGGCACTTTGTGGCAAGGCAATCCGATCGAACCCGTGTGA
- a CDS encoding amino acid ABC transporter ATP-binding protein, with translation MTQPLISLHGVNKYYGDYHALRDIDLNVAPGEVIAIIGPSGCGKSTLLQTINGLEPIQGGTINVDGHVVGKAKGKDVRTTVGMVFQSYELFPHLNVMDNLLLGPKVVQHANLDEARSRALALLERVGLASKSEAKPHELSGGQKQRVAIVRALMMRPKALLLDEITASLDPEIVREVLDVVAGLARDGMTMLVVTHEMSFARAVADRVVFMDAGEIVETGAPDAFFERPASERARKFLDLLVF, from the coding sequence ATGACGCAACCGCTCATCTCACTTCATGGCGTGAACAAGTACTACGGCGACTATCACGCCCTCCGGGACATCGACCTCAACGTCGCCCCCGGCGAAGTCATCGCGATCATCGGCCCATCAGGCTGCGGCAAGTCCACGCTCCTGCAAACGATCAACGGCCTGGAGCCGATCCAGGGCGGCACGATCAACGTTGATGGCCACGTCGTGGGCAAGGCGAAGGGCAAAGACGTGCGCACGACCGTGGGCATGGTCTTCCAGTCTTACGAGCTCTTCCCGCACCTCAACGTCATGGACAACCTGCTGCTCGGACCCAAAGTCGTGCAGCACGCAAACCTCGACGAGGCTCGCTCGCGGGCGCTGGCTCTTCTCGAGCGCGTCGGGTTGGCGTCGAAAAGCGAAGCCAAGCCCCACGAACTCTCTGGCGGGCAGAAACAGCGCGTAGCCATCGTGCGCGCGCTCATGATGCGGCCTAAGGCATTGCTTCTCGACGAAATCACAGCGTCCCTGGACCCCGAGATCGTGCGCGAGGTCCTCGACGTGGTCGCCGGGCTCGCCCGCGATGGCATGACGATGCTTGTCGTGACCCATGAAATGTCCTTCGCCCGCGCTGTAGCGGACCGCGTCGTGTTCATGGACGCCGGCGAAATCGTCGAGACCGGCGCCCCCGATGCCTTCTTCGAGCGCCCCGCCAGCGAGCGCGCGCGGAAGTTCTTGGATCTGCTCGTGTTCTGA
- a CDS encoding amino acid ABC transporter permease, with translation MSSDLSILLDGNNFPRLLAGLWVSVQIALASMGLSVVLGTGLGLVMASRSKIVRFFTQLYLQFVRIMPQLVLLFLVYFDLTRGFGINLNAKLAAVIVFTIWGTAEMGDLVRASIDAIPRHQYRSAAALGLEGRDLYRYVILPQAVRGLVPLTINLTNRMIMTTSLVALIGVVEVLKVAQQIIDANRFTYPNAALWIYAVVFLLYFLVCFPISWASRKLEQRWNPA, from the coding sequence GTGTCTTCGGACCTCAGCATTCTTCTTGACGGCAACAACTTCCCCCGCCTCCTCGCTGGCCTGTGGGTGTCCGTGCAAATTGCGCTGGCCTCGATGGGTTTGTCGGTCGTGTTGGGAACGGGGCTCGGCCTGGTCATGGCGTCGAGAAGTAAAATTGTGCGTTTTTTCACTCAGCTCTACCTGCAGTTTGTGCGCATCATGCCGCAATTGGTGCTGCTCTTTCTCGTGTACTTTGACCTCACGCGCGGGTTTGGCATCAACCTCAATGCGAAGCTCGCCGCGGTCATTGTGTTCACGATCTGGGGCACCGCGGAGATGGGTGACCTCGTGCGCGCCTCGATCGACGCTATTCCGCGCCACCAGTACCGCAGTGCCGCGGCCCTCGGTCTTGAGGGCCGCGACCTGTACCGTTACGTCATCCTTCCGCAGGCGGTGCGCGGGCTCGTGCCCCTGACCATCAACCTGACCAACCGCATGATCATGACTACCTCGCTCGTTGCCCTGATCGGCGTAGTTGAGGTGCTCAAAGTCGCCCAGCAGATCATCGACGCCAACCGCTTCACCTACCCCAACGCCGCCCTGTGGATCTACGCCGTTGTCTTCCTGCTGTACTTCCTCGTCTGTTTCCCGATCTCCTGGGCCTCGCGCAAACTCGAACAAAGGTGGAACCCCGCATGA
- a CDS encoding amino acid ABC transporter permease: MDASIVVENIPVYAKAALITLRIAAFGIAAAIAIGLVGAVIKYFHIPVLRQIVQAYIELSRNTPLLVQLFFLYFGLPKLGVVLSSETCAVIGLAFLGGGYMAEAIRTGLEAVAGIQLRSSLSLGLTRLQAMRHVIVPQATAIALPAVAANMIFLVKETSVVGVVAVPELVFTAKEQIGQAYQTQEALLLLVVFYLVILLPLSLIAGYAERKVRARVFGPQHSS, encoded by the coding sequence ATGGATGCTTCGATTGTCGTCGAAAACATCCCGGTCTATGCCAAAGCGGCACTTATCACGCTGAGGATTGCCGCTTTCGGCATTGCCGCCGCGATTGCTATCGGGCTGGTGGGCGCCGTAATCAAGTACTTCCACATTCCGGTGCTGCGCCAGATCGTGCAGGCCTACATTGAGCTATCCCGCAACACCCCGCTCCTGGTGCAGCTGTTCTTTCTCTACTTCGGTCTGCCCAAGCTGGGTGTTGTGCTCAGTTCTGAGACCTGCGCGGTCATCGGCTTGGCATTTCTGGGGGGCGGGTACATGGCGGAGGCGATCCGGACCGGGTTGGAAGCGGTCGCAGGTATCCAGCTGCGCTCCTCGCTAAGCCTGGGGTTGACGCGCCTACAAGCGATGCGGCACGTGATCGTTCCGCAGGCGACCGCGATCGCCCTGCCGGCGGTCGCCGCGAACATGATCTTTCTGGTCAAGGAAACATCCGTGGTCGGGGTCGTCGCGGTGCCGGAACTGGTGTTTACTGCGAAGGAGCAGATCGGCCAGGCGTACCAGACCCAGGAGGCCTTGCTCCTGCTTGTCGTGTTCTACCTGGTCATCCTCCTGCCCCTGTCACTTATTGCCGGATACGCGGAGAGGAAGGTGCGCGCCCGTGTCTTCGGACCTCAGCATTCTTCTTGA
- a CDS encoding cysteine ABC transporter substrate-binding protein — MALKLRTSAVIAAVLALLTVFLAACSSTSDSGQNSTRTLDQIKEDGTIRLGVFSDKAPFGYIDANGEYAGYDIEYGKRLAQDLGVKVEWVPVEAASRVEFVDTGKVDAILANFTVTDERKQKVDFANPYMKVSLGVVTPDAAPITDVAGLSGKNVIVVKGTTAESYLEKNHPEVTLQKYEQYTEATNALLDGRGDAWVTDNTEALAWAANSPGYHATITSLGDVDTIAAAVKKGNTTLLDWLNEELVSLGKENFFHNDYEKTLKPVYGDQVPADELVVEGGQL; from the coding sequence GTGGCACTAAAATTGCGTACCAGCGCGGTAATTGCGGCGGTCCTGGCGTTGCTCACTGTATTCCTGGCGGCGTGTTCGTCGACGTCGGATAGCGGGCAGAACTCGACCCGCACCCTGGATCAGATCAAAGAGGACGGCACGATCCGGCTAGGCGTGTTTTCAGATAAGGCGCCGTTTGGTTACATCGACGCGAACGGTGAGTACGCGGGATACGACATCGAGTACGGCAAGCGTCTCGCGCAGGACCTTGGTGTGAAGGTGGAGTGGGTGCCGGTTGAGGCTGCGTCGCGAGTCGAGTTCGTGGACACGGGCAAGGTGGACGCGATTTTGGCCAACTTCACGGTGACGGATGAGCGCAAGCAGAAAGTGGACTTCGCTAACCCGTACATGAAGGTCTCGCTGGGTGTTGTCACGCCTGACGCCGCGCCAATCACGGATGTCGCAGGCCTGTCCGGCAAGAACGTCATCGTGGTGAAGGGTACGACCGCCGAGTCCTACCTGGAAAAGAACCACCCCGAGGTCACACTGCAGAAGTACGAGCAGTACACGGAAGCGACCAACGCACTTCTCGACGGCCGAGGCGACGCCTGGGTCACAGACAACACCGAGGCCCTGGCGTGGGCGGCGAACTCGCCGGGCTACCACGCGACGATCACCTCGCTCGGTGACGTCGATACGATTGCTGCCGCCGTGAAGAAGGGCAACACAACGCTTCTGGATTGGCTCAACGAGGAACTGGTCTCCCTGGGCAAGGAGAACTTCTTCCACAACGACTACGAGAAGACCCTGAAGCCGGTCTACGGCGACCAGGTTCCCGCCGACGAGCTGGTGGTGGAGGGCGGCCAGCTCTAG
- a CDS encoding class C sortase, which yields MTVTLKDSGSSSAPKKPRRGNTLSLIVLLLGAALMLYPVASTLSNHYKLIRQNEEYAGAVASLSDEAKAEQLRNAHDYNDWLLAAGTHARPPVEGDDGYDYYMTQLTLPESFQIMARIRIPAIDVDLPIYHTTLPKVLYEGAGHMYGSTLPVGGDGTNSVISAHTGMVNAAMFDQLPMLREGDDIYIDVMGERLRYQMTGREVVKPEAYDRVTYEPGKDKITLITCTPYGINTDRLLVHAQRVPLDPDAPEPEVSGWGWSWWMIAVCVLVLGVLLVILVRALRRRFKSAGSSSGKEVE from the coding sequence GTGACAGTCACACTGAAAGACTCTGGCTCGTCCTCAGCGCCGAAGAAGCCGCGGCGCGGCAACACGCTCTCGCTGATCGTATTGTTGCTGGGGGCGGCGTTAATGCTCTACCCGGTTGCCTCGACGCTGTCGAACCACTACAAGCTCATCCGTCAGAATGAGGAGTATGCGGGCGCGGTGGCGTCGTTAAGCGATGAAGCCAAAGCCGAGCAACTGCGCAATGCGCACGACTACAACGACTGGCTCTTGGCGGCGGGTACGCACGCGCGCCCGCCGGTGGAAGGCGACGACGGCTACGACTACTACATGACACAGCTGACGCTGCCCGAAAGCTTCCAGATCATGGCGCGCATCCGCATCCCCGCCATCGACGTCGACCTGCCCATCTACCACACCACCCTGCCGAAAGTCCTGTACGAAGGCGCCGGCCACATGTACGGCTCAACCCTGCCCGTCGGCGGCGACGGCACCAACTCCGTCATCTCCGCCCACACCGGCATGGTCAACGCCGCGATGTTCGACCAGCTCCCCATGCTGCGTGAAGGCGATGACATCTACATCGACGTGATGGGCGAGCGCCTGCGCTACCAGATGACCGGGCGTGAGGTGGTCAAACCGGAGGCGTACGACCGCGTCACCTACGAACCCGGCAAGGACAAAATCACCCTCATCACCTGCACCCCGTACGGCATCAACACCGACCGGTTGCTCGTCCACGCGCAGCGCGTGCCGCTCGACCCCGACGCGCCCGAACCTGAGGTTTCCGGGTGGGGCTGGTCCTGGTGGATGATTGCGGTGTGCGTGCTGGTGCTCGGGGTTTTGCTGGTGATCCTGGTGCGGGCGTTACGGCGGCGATTTAAATCTGCGGGCTCCAGTTCCGGGAAAGAAGTAGAGTAA
- a CDS encoding SpaH/EbpB family LPXTG-anchored major pilin, giving the protein MSRISHKTLALVATATIAAASPLALMPAVAQETTTTTRPAPTSGIDLNAKATLTIEKRIGEVGSTQNAPSGFEFKVEMIKLASPLNTAEGWTEAQSIIAGRATATVEEEQTVTTDNDGIVSASIPVGLYRITEVQNGSYTVAAPFFVTVPLIEEDGTVNYNPTISPKNQELKPTKSAVDTNVGVGDNITYTIKAPVPAGDALRDGTRTISQFRIEDPLVSELQYVADSAQVTLTGVTNGAEATLAAGDYTVTSGQDNKLAIEFTGQGRAKLASLRADNPGLTAQVVFDAKVLRLPANGQLNNQANVYIPNATDPVKTTPEDSSQQGGDNTSTSTQYVDVEVRKTLDSVDSAAAAGAQFNIVGCTKASNNRYTIKENSTPLVGTNQAGTEKVTGPITAVAANSVSTAAGFGMQFTRGQEYCAVETKAPAGYLLNPDPTPLALTPGGTSTARPIYTATVNDVKDNIFGRLPATGTTTMLAMLAIGLVLFGGGAAYQLRRKNA; this is encoded by the coding sequence ATGTCTCGCATTTCGCACAAGACCCTGGCGCTCGTCGCCACGGCGACCATCGCGGCGGCCTCCCCGCTCGCTCTCATGCCGGCCGTGGCCCAGGAGACCACCACAACAACGAGACCGGCACCGACATCTGGCATTGACCTGAACGCCAAGGCCACCCTGACCATCGAAAAGCGTATCGGTGAGGTCGGCTCCACGCAGAACGCGCCGAGTGGCTTTGAGTTCAAGGTCGAGATGATCAAGCTCGCCAGCCCGCTGAACACTGCTGAGGGGTGGACCGAGGCACAGAGCATTATCGCCGGTCGGGCTACGGCTACGGTAGAGGAGGAGCAGACTGTCACCACCGACAACGATGGAATCGTCTCGGCCTCGATCCCGGTCGGTCTTTACCGCATCACAGAGGTGCAAAACGGCTCCTACACCGTCGCCGCGCCGTTCTTTGTTACCGTCCCGCTGATCGAGGAAGACGGCACAGTCAACTACAACCCGACGATCTCCCCAAAGAACCAGGAACTCAAGCCCACGAAGTCCGCCGTGGACACTAACGTCGGCGTTGGCGACAACATCACCTACACCATCAAGGCCCCCGTGCCGGCCGGCGACGCCCTAAGGGACGGTACGCGGACGATCTCACAGTTCCGCATTGAGGATCCGTTGGTTTCCGAGCTGCAGTACGTGGCCGATTCCGCCCAGGTCACGCTCACGGGTGTTACCAATGGCGCCGAAGCGACCCTCGCCGCCGGTGACTACACCGTCACGTCTGGCCAAGATAACAAGCTCGCCATCGAGTTCACCGGGCAGGGCCGCGCCAAACTTGCCAGCCTGCGCGCGGACAATCCCGGCCTGACGGCCCAGGTTGTCTTCGACGCGAAGGTCCTGCGCCTCCCCGCCAACGGGCAGCTGAACAACCAGGCCAACGTCTACATTCCGAACGCGACGGATCCGGTGAAGACGACGCCGGAGGACTCGAGCCAGCAGGGCGGTGACAACACATCCACTTCAACCCAGTACGTGGACGTCGAGGTGCGCAAGACCTTGGATAGTGTTGACAGTGCAGCTGCCGCCGGCGCACAGTTCAACATCGTCGGCTGCACCAAAGCCAGCAATAACCGCTACACCATCAAAGAGAACTCCACCCCGCTGGTGGGAACCAACCAGGCCGGCACGGAGAAGGTAACGGGCCCGATCACGGCCGTGGCGGCGAATAGTGTTTCCACTGCTGCCGGCTTCGGCATGCAGTTCACCCGCGGTCAGGAGTACTGTGCGGTGGAGACCAAGGCCCCGGCCGGGTACCTCCTCAACCCGGATCCGACCCCGCTGGCCCTGACCCCCGGAGGCACAAGCACCGCCCGCCCGATCTACACCGCGACGGTGAACGACGTCAAGGACAACATCTTCGGCAGGCTGCCTGCAACGGGTACTACCACGATGCTGGCCATGCTCGCCATCGGCCTGGTGCTCTTCGGTGGTGGCGCCGCCTACCAGCTGCGTCGCAAGAACGCCTAA